From bacterium, one genomic window encodes:
- the coaBC gene encoding bifunctional phosphopantothenoylcysteine decarboxylase/phosphopantothenate--cysteine ligase CoaBC, which yields MLEGKKIILGVTGSIAAYKSALLLSELKRLKADVWVVMTNAATSFITPLTLQTLSKNKVYLNLFDSAPSFIPEHISLNQGTSLILIAPATANTISKISLGIADNLLSTLVLSSTVPKILAPAMNEAMYLNPIFQENLLRLVKMGYILVDPECGRLACEKEGKGRMGSIERIIEEVKKVSTKQELPLKDRRILITAGPTREPLDTVRYLSNRSSGKMGYALAEEAQRLGGRVTLISGPSSLPPLKEGVKFIKVTTALEMREVVLNEFDPQEIVIFAAAVSDFRSKVVQNGKIRKKELLLRIELVENPDILKELGSRKKEKILVGFAAEDSDDLQRAVVKLEEKNLDFIVFNNISREDTGFESDTNQVKIIRKDKSLKELPLLSKQETSKEIFKEIINLINNK from the coding sequence TTGCTAGAAGGAAAAAAGATAATCTTAGGTGTTACCGGTAGTATAGCTGCTTATAAATCTGCTTTATTATTAAGTGAGTTAAAAAGATTAAAGGCAGATGTCTGGGTAGTGATGACTAATGCTGCTACTTCATTTATTACTCCTCTTACTCTTCAAACTTTATCAAAGAATAAGGTCTATCTAAATTTATTTGATTCTGCCCCTTCTTTTATTCCAGAACATATCTCTTTAAATCAAGGAACTAGTTTAATCTTAATTGCTCCTGCTACCGCTAATACCATCTCTAAGATTTCTTTGGGTATAGCTGATAATTTGCTTTCTACTTTAGTCTTATCTTCCACTGTTCCTAAAATACTTGCTCCCGCCATGAATGAAGCTATGTATTTAAATCCTATCTTTCAAGAAAATTTATTAAGATTAGTCAAGATGGGCTATATTTTGGTAGATCCAGAATGTGGAAGATTAGCTTGTGAAAAAGAAGGAAAAGGTCGCATGGGTAGTATAGAAAGGATTATAGAAGAGGTAAAAAAGGTTTCGACCAAGCAAGAACTTCCCTTAAAAGATAGGAGAATATTAATTACCGCTGGGCCTACCAGAGAACCCCTGGATACGGTTCGTTATCTTAGTAATCGTTCTTCAGGAAAGATGGGCTATGCCTTAGCGGAAGAAGCTCAAAGATTAGGAGGAAGAGTTACTTTAATTTCAGGACCTTCTTCTCTTCCTCCTTTAAAAGAAGGGGTAAAGTTCATTAAAGTAACTACTGCTCTTGAGATGAGGGAGGTAGTCTTAAATGAGTTTGATCCTCAGGAAATAGTTATCTTTGCCGCTGCCGTTAGTGATTTTCGTTCCAAAGTAGTCCAGAACGGTAAAATAAGAAAGAAAGAACTGCTTCTTAGGATAGAACTGGTAGAAAATCCTGATATCTTAAAGGAATTAGGGTCAAGAAAGAAAGAAAAAATCTTAGTTGGGTTTGCGGCTGAAGATTCCGATGACCTTCAAAGAGCGGTGGTGAAATTAGAAGAAAAGAACTTAGATTTCATTGTCTTTAATAATATTAGTCGAGAAGATACTGGATTTGAAAGTGACACCAATCAGGTTAAGATTATCAGAAAAGATAAAAGCTTAAAGGAACTTCCCTTGTTGAGCAAACAAGAGACTTCTAAAGAGATCTTTAAAGAGATTATTAATTTAATAAATAATAAATAA
- a CDS encoding YicC family protein, with amino-acid sequence MIKSMTGLGKSEDEYFKVEIKSLNHKYFEPYVHLPNKLSCLENLIIEKLKPYLTRGKVDVFVNYKSNAEEKIPLDINRASAYLNKWNELSKLLKLENDIKLSDLVSLKDIYSLNELDGQEIENSWLKLDKLITTALIDLDQSRAREGERLLEDLKKILRKIRKTSQEIEDDADKVLAKKKEELCQKLKELSLNLELYEERIALEIALYVNKCDINEELVRIKSHLKEIIIFFQKKEPIGRKLEFIGQELSREINTIGSKAGMYEITKKVILLKSELERFKEQVRNIE; translated from the coding sequence ATGATAAAAAGTATGACTGGTTTAGGTAAAAGTGAAGATGAATATTTTAAAGTAGAGATTAAATCTTTAAATCATAAGTATTTTGAACCCTATGTTCATTTGCCTAATAAGCTTTCTTGTTTAGAAAACCTGATTATAGAAAAATTAAAGCCTTATCTAACCCGAGGCAAGGTAGATGTTTTTGTAAATTATAAATCAAATGCAGAAGAAAAGATACCTTTAGATATAAATAGAGCTAGTGCTTATTTAAATAAATGGAATGAATTAAGTAAGTTATTAAAATTAGAAAATGATATAAAACTTTCTGATTTAGTTAGTCTAAAAGATATTTATAGTTTAAATGAGCTTGATGGTCAAGAGATAGAAAACTCTTGGTTAAAGTTAGATAAATTAATTACTACGGCCTTAATAGACTTAGATCAATCAAGAGCTCGAGAAGGAGAAAGATTATTAGAAGATTTAAAGAAGATCTTAAGGAAAATAAGAAAAACTTCTCAAGAAATCGAGGATGATGCAGATAAGGTTTTAGCAAAGAAAAAAGAAGAGCTTTGTCAAAAACTAAAAGAACTTTCATTAAATTTAGAGCTCTACGAAGAACGTATTGCCTTAGAAATTGCTCTTTATGTTAATAAGTGTGACATTAATGAAGAATTAGTACGAATAAAGAGCCACCTTAAAGAGATAATTATTTTTTTTCAAAAGAAGGAACCCATAGGAAGGAAGTTAGAGTTTATTGGCCAAGAGTTAAGTAGAGAGATAAATACTATTGGGTCCAAAGCAGGAATGTATGAGATTACCAAGAAAGTGATCTTGCTTAAGAGCGAATTAGAAAGATTTAAAGAACAAGTAAGGAATATAGAATAA
- a CDS encoding DUF370 domain-containing protein, with amino-acid sequence MMKLLNIGFGNVVATSRIVCITSPESSPMKRMKEQARKEGRLIDATYGRKTRAIIVTDSNHIILSSVQSETMAERWQESFEG; translated from the coding sequence ATTATGAAACTATTGAATATAGGTTTTGGAAATGTTGTGGCAACCTCAAGGATAGTTTGTATTACTTCTCCAGAATCTTCTCCTATGAAAAGAATGAAAGAGCAAGCAAGAAAAGAAGGTAGATTGATTGATGCTACCTATGGCAGAAAGACACGAGCCATTATTGTTACTGATAGCAATCATATAATTTTATCTTCAGTCCAGTCAGAAACTATGGCTGAGAGATGGCAAGAATCCTTTGAAGGATAA
- the gmk gene encoding guanylate kinase, translating to MAGLIIVISAPSGTGKTTICKHLLKEFTQIKHSVSYTTRLPRANEVEGESYCFVSKEEFDKMVVSGQLAEWAKVHGNYYGTSLEHLNKIKEEGCDAILSIDVQGGLSIKKKCENASLIFIIPPSLNELRNRLEKRNTEELEHLESRLRCAHEEVKHIFKYDYFLINHDLEETINNLKSIIIAERHKIAHLPESLL from the coding sequence ATGGCTGGTTTAATTATAGTGATTTCTGCTCCTTCGGGAACAGGAAAGACTACTATCTGTAAACACTTATTAAAAGAATTTACTCAAATTAAGCATTCTGTCTCTTATACTACTCGTCTCCCTCGGGCTAATGAAGTAGAGGGAGAAAGTTATTGCTTTGTAAGTAAAGAAGAATTTGATAAAATGGTGGTTAGCGGCCAGTTAGCGGAATGGGCTAAAGTGCATGGTAACTATTATGGCACCTCTTTGGAGCACTTAAATAAGATAAAAGAAGAAGGTTGTGATGCAATTTTATCTATTGATGTTCAAGGTGGGCTAAGTATTAAGAAGAAGTGCGAAAATGCAAGCTTAATATTTATTATTCCTCCTTCTCTAAATGAACTCAGAAACAGATTAGAAAAAAGAAATACCGAAGAATTAGAACACTTAGAAAGTCGATTAAGGTGTGCTCACGAAGAGGTAAAGCATATCTTTAAATATGACTATTTTTTAATTAATCATGATCTTGAGGAAACAATAAATAATTTAAAATCTATTATTATTGCTGAAAGACACAAGATTGCTCATCTTCCAGAAAGTTTATTATAA
- a CDS encoding DNA-directed RNA polymerase subunit omega, with amino-acid sequence MVINNEDCKIENPHLLILAIAKRIRQITKRSSLSVNNNKYKKLISLVLEEIKEKKISFIMEK; translated from the coding sequence TTGGTTATCAATAATGAGGACTGCAAGATAGAAAATCCACATTTATTAATTTTGGCTATTGCAAAAAGGATTCGTCAGATAACAAAAAGAAGTTCTCTGTCAGTTAATAATAATAAATATAAAAAGCTTATTTCCCTTGTTTTAGAGGAGATTAAGGAGAAAAAGATAAGTTTTATTATGGAAAAATAA
- the purE gene encoding 5-(carboxyamino)imidazole ribonucleotide mutase, with translation MQATIILGSKSDRLIADKVEEVLKEFGIEYEIRVASAHRTPELVKEIVEKSNAEVFIAIAGLSAALPGAVASLTIKPVIGVPVSGKLNIDSILSIAQMPPGIAVATVGLDNGTNAGLLAVQMLALKDKKLQEKFIDSRKKMKEKILKDDEEVRKI, from the coding sequence ATGCAAGCTACGATTATTCTTGGAAGTAAATCAGATAGACTGATTGCAGATAAAGTAGAAGAAGTTTTGAAAGAGTTTGGTATTGAGTATGAGATAAGAGTAGCCTCAGCCCACAGAACGCCTGAATTAGTTAAAGAAATAGTTGAAAAGAGTAATGCTGAAGTTTTTATTGCTATTGCTGGCTTATCTGCTGCTTTGCCAGGAGCGGTTGCCTCTTTAACAATTAAACCAGTGATAGGAGTTCCCGTAAGCGGAAAATTAAACATTGACTCCATCTTGTCAATAGCCCAAATGCCGCCAGGAATTGCCGTGGCTACTGTTGGCTTGGACAATGGAACAAATGCTGGTTTATTGGCAGTGCAAATGTTAGCCTTAAAAGATAAAAAATTGCAGGAAAAATTCATTGACTCTAGAAAAAAAATGAAGGAAAAAATCTTAAAAGATGATGAAGAAGTAAGAAAAATTTAA